A stretch of Macadamia integrifolia cultivar HAES 741 chromosome 7, SCU_Mint_v3, whole genome shotgun sequence DNA encodes these proteins:
- the LOC122084021 gene encoding uncharacterized protein LOC122084021 gives MSSVSKAWIVVASVGAVEVLKYQGIYRWNYVLRSLHQHNKGNMRSFLQAKNASSSSSPAAISSVVKTIQKVGDEKLKQSEESLRKVMYLSCWGPN, from the coding sequence ATGAGTTCAGTAAGCAAAGCTTGGATTGTGGTTGCGAGTGTCGGAGCAGTGGAGGTATTGAAGTACCAAGGCATCTATAGATGGAATTATGTGTTGAGATCGCTACATCAGCACAACAAGGGTAATATGAGATCCTTCTTACAAGCTAaaaatgcttcttcttcttcttctccggcgGCGATTTCTTCAGTGGTGAAAACAATTCAGAAGGTTGGTGATGAGAAATTGAAACAATCGGAGGAGTCTCTCAGGAAAGTTATGTACCTCAGCTGTTGGGGTCCCAACTGA